The nucleotide sequence CACTTCAGCAAGCTTCCATGTCATACCGTTCAACTTGCATGTGTTAAGCACGCCGCCAGCGTTCGTCCTGAGCCAGGATCAAACTCTCAAATAATTTATTGCAGGACTTCGCTTGCATCTTTATGCACTGTATTCTTTTTTCAAGTTCCGGCGTCGCCCCGTGAGGCAACGGCGAAGAATATACCACGCCCAAAAAGGTTTGACAAGCCCCCTTTTTCAATTTCGGCGAAAAAATTTTTCCGGAGGGATGGTATAATCAGGCAGAACAGGATGTGAACTGATTCTGATGCGTCCCCGAGGGGATGTTTTCTGTTTGCAAGGAGGAACGTCATGGCCCGTGTATCAAGCTCATCTTCCGAGAGAGATCCGTCGTCTCCGGCACGACGGAACGGAAAACCGCCGAAGAGAAGATCCCTTCTCAAGTCGATTTTCCTTGTGTTCTTTTTCCTGTTTCTTCTGGCCGGAGCGGCTGTTTCGGTTTTTGTGGCCCTGTACCTGAGGGATATTTCCGAGGATCTGCCCACTGCCACGGAGATGCTGGCCCACAAGGCGAACGTGGCAAGCGTGATCTACGACCGGAACGGAGAGCCCGTCGCCCGGCTGTTCACGGAGAACCGGCAGCCGGTGGAGCTGAGAAACATTTCTCCGTGGATCATCAAGGCCACCCTGGCTGCGGAGGACTCATCCTTCTATCAGCACGGAGGGATCCGCCTTCTTTCCATTGCCCGGGCTTTTATTGAAAACCTTTCAAACCGGGGGGTCAGGCAGGGGGGAAGCACCATCACCCAGCAGCTTGCCAGAAACCTATTCCTCAGCCAGGAACGTACTTTTGAACGCAAAGCCAAAGAGGCCATTCTTACCGTACGGATGGAACAGCTATTTACCAAGGACCGGATCATGGAGATGTACCTGAATACGATTTACTTCGGCCACGGCGCCTGGGGAGTGGATACAGCGGCCAGAACGTACTTCGGGAAGCCGTCATCCGAAATCACCCTCCCTGAAGCTGCCATACTGGCAGGTCTGATAGCGGCTCCGGGAAGATACAGCCCCCTTTCGAACTTCGAAAGCTCGAAGGTCCGGCAGAAGTACGTGCTGGACAGGCTGCTTACCCTGGGCTGGCTCAATGAAAAAGAGCGTGACGAGGCCTTCGCGGCCGAGCTGGAATTCAAGCATGTTCCCAACAAGGTGCAGGAGTTCAACAGGGCTCCCTATTTCGTTGCCCACCTGCTGTTCAACGAACTGCTTCCGAAGTACGGGCCGGACCTGGTCTACTCGGGGGGCATGGAGATCCACACCACCCTGGACCTGAAGATGCAGGAGGCCGCGGAAAAGGCCATGAAGGGGCTGAAGAGCCAGGGAGCCATCGTGGGCATGGACCCGGAGACGGGAGAAGTGCTGGCCATGGTGGGAGGGCACGATTTTGCCGTGAGCAAGTTCAACCGGGCGACCCAGGCCTTCCGCCAGCCTGGATCGGGCTTCAAGCCCGTCGTGTTCGCCTCGGCCTTCGAATCAGGGCTCCTGCCGACGGACCACTTTCTTGACATGAAGATCGAGTACGAAAAGAAGGGGCCGAACATGACGGTGTGGGCTCCGGAGAATTACAGCGGCAAGTTCAGCGGCGAGGTGACCCTCGAATACGCGCTGATTCATTCGATAAACACTGTGGCGGTGCGGCTGATCGACTATGTGGGAGCACGGAATATCCTGACCACGGCGCGGAACATGGGGATCACGTCGCCCCACGTGCCCGCCGATCTTTCCCTTGCCCTTGGAACGGCGAGCATCACCCCCCTGGAGATGGCGGTGGTGTTCTCCGCCTTCGCCAACAACGGAAAGACGGTAACGCCCCTGATGATACGGGAGATCCGGTCGGGGAACGGCGATGTGCTTGAATCCCGGAGCCCCTTTTCAACCCCGGGGATCTCTCCCGAGACGGCGGTGACGGTCCGGTCCATGCTGATCGACGCCGTGCGGTCCGGAACGGGCACCCGGGCCCTGCTGAAGGACAGGGAGACTTTCGGCAAGACGGGCACGACGAATGATTACAGCGACGCCTGGTTCCTGGGCGGCGTTCCTGGTCTGACGGCGGTGGTGTACGCCGGAAACGACGACCACAAGCCCCTGGCCAAGAAAGGCGCCACGGGTGGAGTCATCGCCGCGCCGGTCTGGAAGGCATTTGTTGAAGAGGCCGTGAAGGGCCGGAATCTGCCGCTGCAGTTCTCCGTTCCGGAAGATGCGGACGTGGAGAGCGTCAAGATCTGCCGGACGTCCGGATTCCGGGCGATCAGCGGGTGTTCGGCGGTGACCATTTTCATGCGGAAGAACGCCGCCCCCCAGACGAACTGCCCCATCCACGGCGGCGACATGTACGCCAGTTCCCAGGATCCGAACGCTCCGAGGCTGATACTGGTTCACAACGACAGCGAGACCTATGCGTCTTCGGGTCAGTACGCCGACGCGGGGACAGCGGGACCTCCTCCCGAGACGGGGCCTGTGAAGGTGAGCAAGCCGACAGGGCCTTCCGAGGCGGTAGCGCCTTCGGACATGGCGTACAAGGACCCGAACCCCGCGGATTCCGTGGAGGATAAGTACCAGAAGCTGCTGAAGCAGTACGGGATTACGAATTGACGGCTGGAAGAGAACCGGGGGCC is from Aminivibrio pyruvatiphilus and encodes:
- a CDS encoding transglycosylase domain-containing protein, with the protein product MFFFLFLLAGAAVSVFVALYLRDISEDLPTATEMLAHKANVASVIYDRNGEPVARLFTENRQPVELRNISPWIIKATLAAEDSSFYQHGGIRLLSIARAFIENLSNRGVRQGGSTITQQLARNLFLSQERTFERKAKEAILTVRMEQLFTKDRIMEMYLNTIYFGHGAWGVDTAARTYFGKPSSEITLPEAAILAGLIAAPGRYSPLSNFESSKVRQKYVLDRLLTLGWLNEKERDEAFAAELEFKHVPNKVQEFNRAPYFVAHLLFNELLPKYGPDLVYSGGMEIHTTLDLKMQEAAEKAMKGLKSQGAIVGMDPETGEVLAMVGGHDFAVSKFNRATQAFRQPGSGFKPVVFASAFESGLLPTDHFLDMKIEYEKKGPNMTVWAPENYSGKFSGEVTLEYALIHSINTVAVRLIDYVGARNILTTARNMGITSPHVPADLSLALGTASITPLEMAVVFSAFANNGKTVTPLMIREIRSGNGDVLESRSPFSTPGISPETAVTVRSMLIDAVRSGTGTRALLKDRETFGKTGTTNDYSDAWFLGGVPGLTAVVYAGNDDHKPLAKKGATGGVIAAPVWKAFVEEAVKGRNLPLQFSVPEDADVESVKICRTSGFRAISGCSAVTIFMRKNAAPQTNCPIHGGDMYASSQDPNAPRLILVHNDSETYASSGQYADAGTAGPPPETGPVKVSKPTGPSEAVAPSDMAYKDPNPADSVEDKYQKLLKQYGITN